The proteins below come from a single Kosakonia sp. SMBL-WEM22 genomic window:
- the glgA gene encoding glycogen synthase GlgA, with protein sequence MQVLHVCSEMFPLLKTGGLADVIGALPAAQIADGVDTRVLLPAFPDIRRGVTDAKVISRRDTFAGKISLLFGHFNGVGIYMIDAPHLYERPGSPYHDTNLFAYTDNVLRFALLGWVGSEMACGLDPFWRPDIVHAHDWHAGLTPAYMTLKDHSAKSVFTVHNLAYQGMFYAQHMDDIELPWSFFNMHGLEFNGQISFLKAGLYYADHITAVSPTYAREITEPQYAYGMEGLLRQRQKEGRLSGILNGVDEKIWDPATDLLLGARYTRDTLEEKAENKRQLQIAMGLKVNDKVPLFAVVSRLTSQKGLDLVLEALPGLLEQGGQLALLGAGDPVLQEGFLAAAAEHPGQVGVQIGYHEAFSHRIMGGADVILVPSRFEPCGLTQLYGLKYGTLPLVRRTGGLADTVSDSSLENLADGVASGFVFEDSNALALLRAIRRAFVLWSRPSLWRFVQRQAMAMDFSWQVAAQSYRDLYTRLK encoded by the coding sequence ATGCAGGTTTTACATGTATGTTCTGAGATGTTTCCGTTGCTGAAGACCGGTGGTCTGGCGGACGTGATTGGCGCACTGCCCGCGGCACAAATTGCCGATGGGGTAGATACGCGCGTTCTGCTGCCTGCGTTCCCGGATATTCGCCGTGGTGTAACCGATGCAAAAGTGATCTCCCGCCGCGATACCTTCGCCGGCAAGATCTCTCTGCTGTTCGGCCACTTCAACGGGGTGGGGATCTACATGATCGATGCGCCGCACCTCTATGAGCGCCCCGGTAGCCCCTACCATGACACTAACCTGTTCGCCTATACCGATAACGTGCTGCGTTTTGCGCTGCTCGGCTGGGTTGGCAGTGAAATGGCCTGTGGCCTCGATCCCTTCTGGCGGCCGGACATTGTGCATGCGCACGACTGGCACGCCGGGCTGACGCCAGCGTATATGACGCTGAAAGACCATTCGGCAAAATCGGTGTTCACCGTGCATAACCTGGCCTATCAGGGCATGTTTTATGCGCAGCATATGGATGACATTGAGCTGCCATGGTCCTTCTTTAACATGCACGGGCTGGAGTTCAACGGCCAGATCTCCTTCCTGAAAGCGGGGCTCTACTACGCGGATCACATCACCGCCGTTAGCCCAACCTACGCGCGCGAGATCACTGAACCGCAATATGCGTATGGTATGGAAGGGTTACTGCGCCAGCGCCAGAAAGAGGGCCGCCTGAGCGGTATTCTCAACGGCGTTGACGAGAAGATTTGGGACCCGGCGACCGACCTGCTGCTCGGCGCGCGCTACACGCGCGATACGCTGGAGGAGAAGGCAGAGAACAAACGCCAGTTGCAGATCGCCATGGGGCTGAAAGTGAACGACAAAGTGCCGCTGTTTGCGGTGGTGAGCCGTTTGACCAGCCAGAAAGGGCTCGATCTGGTGCTGGAAGCGCTGCCCGGTCTGCTGGAGCAGGGCGGTCAGTTAGCGCTGCTCGGGGCGGGCGATCCGGTGTTGCAGGAGGGTTTCCTTGCGGCAGCGGCAGAGCACCCCGGCCAGGTGGGCGTGCAGATTGGTTACCACGAAGCCTTCTCCCACCGCATTATGGGCGGCGCGGATGTGATTCTGGTGCCGAGCCGCTTTGAGCCGTGCGGGTTAACGCAGCTCTATGGTCTGAAATATGGCACCCTGCCGCTGGTACGACGCACCGGCGGGTTAGCCGATACTGTCTCTGACAGCTCACTGGAGAACCTCGCCGACGGCGTGGCCAGCGGGTTTGTTTTTGAGGACAGCAACGCATTAGCGTTGCTTCGCGCGATTCGTCGTGCTTTCGTATTGTGGTCCCGTCCTTCGCTGTGGCGTTTTGTTCAGCGCCAGGCAATGGCAATGGATTTTAGCTGGCAGGTCGCAGCGCAGTCATACCGCGATCTTTACACTCGGTTGAAATAG
- the glgC gene encoding glucose-1-phosphate adenylyltransferase has translation MVRLDKNDPTMLARQLPLKSVALILAGGRGTRLKDLTKKRAKPAVHFGGKFRIIDFALSNCINSGIRRIGVITQYQSHTLIQHIQRGWSFFNNEMNEFVDLLPAQQRVHGENWYRGTADAVTQNLDIIRRYGAEYIVILAGDHIYKQDYSRMLLDHVEKGAQCTVACLPVPVHEATAFGVMAVDENDKVIDFVEKPANPPSMPGDETRALASMGIYIFDAEYLYDLLEEDDKNENSSHDFGKDIIPQIVKSGMAFAHPFPLSCVQSDPNSEPYWRDVGTLEAYWKTNLDLASVMPELDMYDQNWPIRTYNQSLPPAKFVQDRSGSHGMTLNSLVSGGCVISGSVVVQSVLFSRVRINSFCNIDSAVLLPDVWVGRSCRLRRCIIDRACEIPEGTVIGENAEEDARRFYRSEEGIVLVTREMLRKLQG, from the coding sequence ATGGTGAGATTAGATAAGAACGACCCTACAATGTTGGCGCGCCAGCTGCCGTTAAAATCCGTCGCCCTGATTCTGGCGGGTGGACGCGGCACACGCCTGAAAGACTTAACCAAAAAACGCGCCAAGCCTGCCGTCCACTTCGGCGGCAAATTCCGCATCATCGACTTTGCGCTCTCCAACTGCATCAACTCAGGCATCCGCCGCATCGGCGTTATCACCCAGTATCAATCCCACACGCTGATCCAGCACATCCAGCGCGGCTGGTCTTTCTTCAACAACGAGATGAACGAGTTCGTCGATCTACTGCCTGCCCAGCAGCGCGTTCACGGCGAAAACTGGTATCGCGGCACCGCCGATGCGGTCACGCAGAACCTGGATATTATTCGTCGCTACGGCGCGGAGTACATCGTCATCCTCGCCGGGGATCATATCTATAAACAGGACTACTCGCGCATGCTGCTCGACCACGTTGAGAAGGGGGCGCAGTGTACGGTGGCCTGTTTACCGGTGCCGGTGCATGAAGCCACTGCCTTCGGCGTGATGGCGGTTGATGAAAACGATAAAGTGATCGATTTTGTTGAGAAGCCAGCCAACCCGCCGAGTATGCCGGGGGATGAAACCCGCGCGCTCGCCAGTATGGGTATCTATATTTTTGACGCTGAATACCTCTACGATCTGCTGGAAGAGGACGATAAAAACGAAAATTCCAGCCACGATTTCGGTAAAGATATTATTCCGCAAATCGTTAAATCTGGTATGGCGTTCGCCCACCCTTTCCCCTTGTCCTGCGTGCAATCCGACCCGAATTCCGAGCCTTACTGGCGCGACGTCGGCACGCTGGAAGCTTACTGGAAAACCAACCTGGATCTGGCCTCGGTCATGCCCGAACTGGACATGTACGATCAAAACTGGCCCATCCGTACCTATAATCAATCATTGCCGCCGGCGAAATTTGTGCAGGACAGATCCGGCAGCCATGGCATGACGTTGAACTCGCTGGTTTCCGGCGGCTGCGTTATTTCAGGATCGGTTGTTGTGCAGTCGGTGCTCTTCTCCCGCGTGCGCATCAACTCATTTTGCAATATCGACTCGGCGGTGCTGCTGCCGGATGTCTGGGTCGGGCGCTCATGCCGCCTGCGCCGCTGCATTATCGACAGAGCCTGCGAGATACCGGAAGGCACGGTGATTGGCGAAAACGCAGAAGAAGACGCACGACGCTTCTACCGATCGGAAGAGGGCATTGTGCTGGTTACGCGCGAAATGCTGCGCAAATTACAAGGTTGA
- a CDS encoding carbohydrate kinase family protein, whose amino-acid sequence MARHGVIAAGNMLVDHVHHIAQWPERGWLAEIMQSERSTGGAPLNVLLTLAKMHVGLPLQAVGLVGEDGDGDYIMAMLDQYHVNRQHVQRTPSAPTSMSQVMTDPSGQRTFFHSPGANRLLDIDAFEMLNGEMKIFHLGYLLLLDSLDKDDEEYGTRSARLLAQMREQGFETSLDLVSRKGDPRYKPLVLPCLPHLDYLVINELEAGEFSGLAMRTAQDKPHVENIGHAAAQLLAAGVKQRVVIHCPEGAWGEAADEAGAWIPTRMLSQAEIVGSVGAGDAFCAGFLYGCHEAWPLAHSIQLAHACARASLLCANAIDGAKTLEELQLDMAL is encoded by the coding sequence ATGGCCCGCCACGGGGTTATCGCTGCCGGCAATATGCTGGTGGATCACGTCCACCATATTGCCCAGTGGCCGGAGCGCGGCTGGCTGGCGGAGATTATGCAGAGCGAGCGCTCGACGGGCGGCGCGCCGCTTAATGTGCTGCTGACGCTGGCGAAAATGCACGTTGGCCTGCCGCTGCAGGCGGTCGGGCTGGTGGGCGAAGATGGCGACGGCGACTACATTATGGCGATGCTCGATCAGTACCATGTCAATCGCCAGCATGTGCAGCGCACTCCTTCCGCCCCAACCTCAATGTCGCAGGTGATGACCGATCCCTCCGGTCAGCGCACCTTTTTCCACTCGCCCGGTGCCAACCGGCTGCTGGATATCGACGCCTTTGAGATGCTTAACGGTGAGATGAAGATTTTCCACCTCGGCTATCTGCTGCTGCTCGACAGCCTCGATAAGGACGATGAGGAGTACGGCACGCGCAGCGCGCGGCTGCTGGCGCAGATGCGTGAGCAGGGGTTTGAGACCTCGCTCGATCTGGTGTCGCGCAAAGGCGACCCGCGTTATAAACCGCTGGTGCTGCCCTGCCTGCCGCACCTCGATTATCTGGTGATCAACGAGTTGGAAGCGGGCGAGTTCAGCGGCCTGGCGATGCGCACGGCGCAGGATAAGCCGCACGTGGAGAATATTGGTCATGCAGCGGCACAGCTTTTGGCCGCCGGGGTAAAACAGCGGGTGGTGATCCATTGCCCGGAAGGGGCGTGGGGGGAAGCCGCAGACGAAGCCGGAGCGTGGATCCCAACGCGGATGTTAAGCCAGGCGGAGATTGTCGGCAGCGTGGGAGCAGGAGATGCCTTTTGCGCCGGATTTTTGTACGGATGCCACGAAGCGTGGCCGTTAGCGCACAGCATTCAGTTAGCCCATGCCTGCGCCCGCGCCAGCTTGTTGTGTGCCAATGCGATTGACGGCGCGAAAACCCTCGAAGAGTTACAGCTCGATATGGCGCTTTAA
- the glgX gene encoding glycogen debranching protein GlgX, giving the protein MISLTAGSASPLGAEVQSGGVNFSLFSAHAERVELCLFDAEGNEQRADLPVRTGDIWHGFLSGAKAGQRYGYRVHGPWQPAQGHRFNPAKLLLDPCARRVEGVAVDSPLFHAGFDQPDPHDSAPLGLRSVVVNDAFDWEGDNAPRTPWGNSVIYEAHVKGLTWLHPDIPHEIRGTYKALAHPVMIAWFKQLGITALELLPIAHFAHEQRLQRLGLSNYWGYNPLALFALHPAYAHDPEQAINEFRTAVKALHAAGIEVILDIVLNHSAETDLAGPTFCQRGIDNRSYYWIREDGDYHNWTGCGNTLNLSQPGVVEYAHACLRYWVETFHIDGFRFDLAPVMGRTPEFNPQAPLFAAIQNDPLLRDLKLIAEPWDIGEGGYQVGNFPAPFAEWNDHFRDAARRFWLTESLPMGAFAGRFAASSDLFKRNGRLPSATVNLVTAHDGFTLRDCVSFNHKHNQANGEDNRDGTNDNHSFNHGIEGLDASADVMARRRASQHALLATLLLSQGTPMLLAGDEMGHSQHGNNNAYCQDNALTWLDWRQADHGLIDFTAALIKARSHIAALTDDAWWEEGDGNVAWLNQHGRPLTPQEWQEGAPRLQILLSGNYLLVMNATSELAEIALPTGDWHALSPFAGEENPVVITVWQAPAHGVCLFQRSDKRSQSW; this is encoded by the coding sequence ATGATCTCCCTGACGGCCGGCTCCGCGAGCCCGCTCGGCGCAGAAGTGCAGAGCGGGGGCGTCAACTTTAGCCTCTTCTCGGCCCATGCTGAGCGCGTGGAGCTGTGCCTGTTTGACGCAGAAGGCAATGAGCAACGTGCCGATCTGCCGGTGCGCACGGGCGATATCTGGCACGGTTTTCTTTCGGGGGCGAAAGCGGGTCAGCGCTACGGTTATCGCGTGCATGGCCCGTGGCAACCGGCGCAGGGGCACCGCTTTAACCCGGCGAAACTGCTGCTCGATCCCTGCGCGCGGCGCGTGGAGGGTGTGGCGGTAGATAGCCCGTTGTTCCACGCCGGTTTCGACCAACCCGATCCCCATGACAGCGCGCCGCTCGGCTTACGCAGCGTGGTGGTCAACGATGCGTTTGACTGGGAAGGGGATAACGCGCCGCGCACGCCGTGGGGCAACAGCGTGATTTATGAAGCCCATGTCAAAGGGCTGACCTGGCTGCACCCGGACATTCCGCATGAAATTCGCGGCACCTATAAAGCGCTGGCGCATCCGGTGATGATCGCCTGGTTTAAACAGCTGGGTATCACCGCCCTCGAACTGCTGCCCATTGCCCATTTTGCGCACGAGCAGCGCCTGCAACGCCTCGGGCTGAGCAACTACTGGGGCTACAACCCGCTGGCGCTCTTTGCGCTGCATCCGGCTTATGCCCACGATCCTGAGCAGGCGATTAACGAGTTCCGCACGGCGGTGAAAGCGCTGCACGCGGCGGGCATCGAAGTGATCCTCGATATTGTGCTTAACCACAGCGCTGAAACGGACCTTGCAGGCCCGACCTTCTGCCAGCGGGGGATCGACAACCGTAGCTACTATTGGATCAGAGAGGATGGCGATTACCACAACTGGACGGGCTGCGGTAACACGCTCAATTTGAGCCAGCCTGGTGTGGTGGAGTATGCCCACGCCTGCCTGCGCTACTGGGTGGAGACGTTTCATATTGACGGCTTCCGCTTTGATCTTGCCCCGGTCATGGGGCGCACACCGGAATTTAACCCACAGGCACCGCTCTTTGCGGCGATCCAAAACGATCCGCTGTTGCGGGATCTGAAGCTGATTGCCGAGCCGTGGGACATCGGTGAAGGCGGCTATCAGGTGGGCAATTTCCCCGCGCCTTTTGCCGAGTGGAATGACCATTTCCGCGACGCCGCGCGCCGCTTCTGGCTGACGGAGTCACTGCCGATGGGCGCGTTTGCCGGGCGCTTTGCCGCCTCCAGCGATCTCTTTAAACGCAATGGGCGTTTACCGTCGGCGACGGTCAACCTGGTGACGGCTCATGACGGTTTTACGCTGCGTGACTGCGTCAGCTTCAACCATAAGCACAACCAGGCGAACGGGGAAGATAACCGCGACGGCACGAACGATAACCATAGCTTCAACCACGGCATTGAAGGGCTGGATGCCAGCGCCGATGTGATGGCGCGTCGGCGCGCAAGCCAGCATGCGCTGCTGGCGACGCTGCTGCTGTCGCAGGGGACGCCGATGCTGCTGGCGGGCGATGAGATGGGCCACAGCCAGCACGGGAACAACAACGCCTACTGCCAGGATAACGCCCTGACCTGGCTCGACTGGCGCCAGGCGGATCACGGGTTAATCGACTTTACTGCTGCGCTTATCAAAGCGCGGTCACACATCGCCGCGCTGACGGACGATGCGTGGTGGGAAGAGGGCGACGGCAACGTCGCCTGGCTTAATCAGCATGGGCGGCCATTAACGCCGCAGGAGTGGCAGGAGGGGGCGCCTCGCCTGCAAATCCTGCTATCAGGCAACTACTTACTTGTGATGAACGCCACCTCTGAATTGGCGGAAATAGCGTTACCGACCGGCGACTGGCATGCCCTGTCGCCCTTTGCCGGAGAAGAGAATCCGGTGGTGATAACTGTCTGGCAGGCACCAGCACATGGCGTGTGTCTCTTTCAGCGGTCAGATAAACGGAGTCAGTCATGGTGA
- the glgB gene encoding 1,4-alpha-glucan branching enzyme encodes MSVHVDKDVINALIVGHFADPFSVLGMHRTDAGLEVRALLPDATEVWVIETKTGRKVAKLECLDSRGFFSGVVPRRKNPFNYQFAVFWHGQQNLIDDPYRFGPLIQELDAWLLSEGTHLRPYETLGAHADTMDGVVGTRFSVWAPNARRVSVVGQFNFWDGRRHPMRLRRESGIWELFIPGALNGQLYKFELLDANGHLRIKSDPYAFEAQMRPDSASLICGLPGKKTQSEERKQANNFDAPISIYEVHLGSWRRHTDNNFWLSYRELADQLVPYAKWMGFTHLELLPINEHPFDGSWGYQPTGMYAPTRRFGTRDDFLHFIHTAHAAGLGVILDWVPGHFPSDDFGLAEFDGTHLYEHSDPREGYHQDWNTLIYNYGRREVSNYLVGNALYWIERFGIDALRVDAVASMIYRDYSRKEGEWVPNEYGGRENLEAIKFLRDTNRIIGELAPGAVTMAEESTDFPGVSRPPSGGGLGFWYKWNLGWMHDTLDYMKLDPIYRKYHHHKLTFGMVYNHTENFILPLSHDEVVHGKKSILDRMPGDAWQKFANLRAYYAWMWAFPGKKLIFMGCEFAQGREWNHDSSLDWHLLEGDDNWHHGVQRLVRDMNALYRHHKPLHELDFDSYGFEWLVVDDEEASVFAFVRRDKAGNEIIVVSNFTPVSRPGYRIGINQPGRWREVLNSDSMHYHGSNTGNGGLVQSDEIANRGRDNSLLLNLPPLGTIWLVREGE; translated from the coding sequence TCCCGCGGCTTTTTCAGTGGCGTTGTGCCGCGCCGCAAAAATCCCTTTAATTATCAGTTTGCCGTCTTCTGGCACGGCCAACAGAATCTGATTGATGACCCTTACCGTTTCGGCCCATTAATTCAGGAGCTGGATGCCTGGCTACTGAGTGAAGGCACCCATCTGCGTCCCTATGAAACCCTGGGTGCCCACGCCGATACGATGGATGGCGTCGTCGGCACGCGCTTCTCTGTCTGGGCCCCGAACGCGCGGCGCGTGTCAGTGGTTGGTCAGTTCAACTTCTGGGACGGCCGCCGTCACCCGATGCGCCTGCGCCGCGAAAGCGGGATCTGGGAGTTATTTATTCCCGGCGCGCTCAATGGCCAGCTCTATAAATTTGAGTTACTCGATGCGAACGGCCATTTGCGTATCAAATCTGACCCTTACGCCTTCGAAGCGCAGATGCGCCCCGACAGCGCCTCGCTGATTTGCGGCCTGCCGGGTAAAAAAACGCAGAGCGAAGAGCGCAAGCAGGCGAACAATTTCGATGCGCCTATCAGTATTTATGAAGTGCATCTCGGCTCCTGGCGACGCCATACGGATAACAACTTCTGGCTTAGCTACCGTGAATTAGCCGACCAACTGGTGCCTTACGCCAAGTGGATGGGCTTTACCCACCTTGAACTGCTGCCAATCAACGAACATCCGTTTGATGGTAGCTGGGGTTACCAGCCCACCGGGATGTATGCGCCGACGCGCCGTTTCGGCACCCGCGACGACTTCCTGCACTTTATCCATACCGCGCACGCTGCCGGTCTTGGCGTGATCCTCGACTGGGTGCCGGGCCACTTCCCGTCCGATGATTTTGGTCTGGCGGAGTTTGACGGCACGCACCTCTACGAGCACAGCGATCCGCGCGAAGGGTATCACCAGGACTGGAACACGCTGATTTACAACTATGGCCGCCGGGAAGTGAGCAACTACCTGGTCGGTAACGCCCTCTACTGGATTGAACGCTTCGGCATCGATGCGCTGCGCGTCGATGCGGTGGCGTCAATGATCTACCGCGACTACAGCCGCAAAGAGGGCGAGTGGGTGCCTAACGAATATGGCGGCCGCGAAAACCTCGAAGCGATTAAGTTCCTGCGCGATACCAACCGCATTATCGGCGAACTGGCACCGGGCGCAGTGACGATGGCGGAAGAGTCGACGGATTTCCCCGGCGTCTCGCGCCCGCCATCAGGTGGCGGTCTTGGCTTCTGGTACAAGTGGAACCTTGGCTGGATGCACGACACGCTCGACTACATGAAGCTCGACCCGATCTACCGCAAGTATCACCACCACAAACTCACCTTCGGCATGGTCTATAACCACACCGAAAACTTTATTCTGCCGCTCTCCCATGACGAAGTGGTACACGGTAAGAAGTCGATTCTTGACCGTATGCCGGGCGACGCGTGGCAGAAGTTTGCCAACCTGCGCGCCTACTACGCCTGGATGTGGGCCTTCCCCGGCAAGAAACTGATCTTTATGGGCTGCGAATTTGCCCAGGGCCGCGAGTGGAACCACGACAGCAGCCTCGACTGGCATCTGCTGGAAGGCGACGACAACTGGCACCACGGCGTACAGCGCCTGGTGCGTGATATGAACGCCCTCTACCGTCACCATAAGCCGCTGCATGAGCTGGATTTCGACTCCTACGGCTTCGAGTGGCTGGTGGTCGATGATGAAGAGGCGTCGGTGTTTGCCTTTGTCCGCCGCGATAAAGCGGGCAACGAAATTATCGTCGTCAGCAACTTTACGCCGGTCTCGCGTCCGGGTTACCGCATCGGTATCAACCAGCCGGGACGCTGGCGCGAAGTGTTGAACAGCGATTCGATGCACTACCACGGCAGCAACACCGGCAATGGTGGCCTGGTGCAGAGCGACGAGATTGCCAACCGCGGGCGTGACAACTCGCTGCTGCTCAACCTGCCGCCGCTCGGCACTATCTGGCTGGTGCGGGAGGGGGAATGA
- the glgP gene encoding glycogen phosphorylase — protein MNAPFTYASPTLSVEALKHSIAYKLMFTIGKDPVIANKHEWLNATLFAVRDRLVERWLRSTRAQLSQEVRQVYYLSMEFLIGRTLSNALLSLGIYEDVKNALDEMGLDLEELIDEENDPGLGNGGLGRLAACFLDSLATLGLPGRGYGIRYDYGMFKQNIVEGRQKESPDYWLEYGNPWEFKRHNTRYKVRFGGRIQQEGRKSRWVETEEILAVAYDQIIPGYDTDATNTLRLWNAQASSAINLGKFNQGDYFAAVEDKNHSENVSRVLYPDDSTYSGRELRLRQEYFLVSATVQDILHRHFQLHQTYSNLADKIAIHLNDTHPVLSIPELMRLLIDEHKFDWDEAFEVTCQVFSYTNHTLMSEALETWPVEMLGKILPRHLQIIFEINDYFLKTLQEQHPNDIELLSRTSIIDESSGRRVRMAWLAVVVSHKVNGVSELHSNLMVQSLFADFAAIFPMRFLNVTNGVTPRRWLALANPSLSEVLDEHIGRTWRTDLSQLSELEQHIDFPAVNQAVRHAKLENKKRLATVIAQQLNVVVNPKALFDVQIKRIHEYKRQLMNVLHVITRYNRIKADPTAQWVPRVNIFAGKAASAYYMAKHIIHLINDVAQVINNDPDIGDKLKVVFIPNYSVSLAQVIIPAADLSEQISLAGTEASGTSNMKFALNGALTIGTLDGANVEMLEHVGEENIFIFGNTADEVEELRRQGYKPREYYEKDEELHQVLTQIATGLFNPQDPGRYRDLVDSLINFGDHYQVLADYRSYVDCQDKVDALYQHPEEWTTKAMRNIANMGYFSSDRTIQEYAEHIWNIKPVRL, from the coding sequence ATGAATGCTCCGTTTACCTATGCTTCACCGACACTGAGTGTCGAGGCATTGAAACACTCGATTGCCTATAAACTGATGTTCACGATCGGTAAAGATCCGGTTATCGCTAACAAACATGAGTGGCTGAACGCCACGCTGTTTGCGGTTCGCGATCGGCTGGTGGAGCGCTGGCTGCGTTCCACCCGCGCGCAGCTCTCGCAGGAGGTGCGCCAGGTCTACTACCTCTCCATGGAGTTCCTGATTGGCCGTACGCTCTCCAACGCGCTGCTCTCGCTCGGGATTTATGAGGATGTGAAAAACGCGCTGGATGAGATGGGTCTCGACCTTGAAGAGCTGATCGACGAAGAGAACGATCCGGGCTTAGGTAACGGCGGCCTCGGGCGTCTGGCAGCCTGCTTCCTCGATTCGCTGGCGACCCTCGGCCTGCCGGGGCGCGGCTACGGCATTCGCTACGACTACGGCATGTTCAAACAGAACATCGTCGAGGGGCGTCAGAAAGAGTCCCCCGATTACTGGCTGGAGTACGGCAACCCGTGGGAGTTCAAACGCCACAACACGCGCTACAAAGTGCGCTTTGGCGGGCGCATTCAGCAGGAGGGGAGAAAGAGCCGCTGGGTCGAAACCGAAGAGATCCTCGCGGTGGCCTATGACCAGATTATCCCCGGCTATGACACAGACGCGACCAATACGCTGCGGTTGTGGAATGCGCAGGCCAGTAGCGCGATTAACCTCGGTAAATTCAACCAGGGCGACTACTTCGCGGCGGTGGAGGATAAGAACCACTCTGAGAACGTCTCCCGCGTGCTCTACCCGGATGACTCGACTTACTCCGGGCGCGAGCTGCGTCTGCGCCAGGAGTACTTCCTGGTCTCGGCGACGGTGCAGGATATTCTGCATCGCCACTTCCAGCTGCATCAGACTTACAGCAACCTGGCGGACAAAATCGCCATTCACCTCAATGACACCCACCCGGTGTTGTCGATCCCGGAACTGATGCGTCTGCTGATTGACGAGCATAAGTTTGACTGGGACGAGGCGTTTGAAGTGACCTGCCAGGTCTTCTCCTACACCAACCACACGTTGATGAGCGAAGCGCTGGAGACCTGGCCGGTCGAGATGCTCGGCAAGATCCTGCCGCGCCATCTGCAGATTATTTTCGAAATTAACGACTACTTCCTGAAGACGTTGCAGGAGCAGCACCCGAATGATATCGAACTGCTGAGCCGCACGTCGATCATTGACGAGTCGAGCGGTCGCCGCGTGCGGATGGCGTGGCTGGCGGTGGTGGTGAGCCATAAAGTGAATGGCGTGTCGGAGCTGCACTCCAACCTGATGGTGCAGTCGCTGTTCGCCGATTTCGCCGCCATCTTCCCGATGCGTTTCCTTAACGTCACCAACGGCGTGACGCCGCGCCGCTGGCTGGCGCTGGCAAACCCGTCGCTCTCTGAGGTGCTGGATGAGCATATCGGCCGCACCTGGCGTACCGATCTCAGCCAGCTGAGCGAGCTGGAGCAGCATATCGACTTCCCGGCGGTGAACCAGGCGGTGCGCCATGCCAAGCTGGAGAACAAAAAGCGGCTGGCGACGGTGATCGCCCAGCAGCTCAATGTGGTGGTCAACCCGAAAGCGCTGTTCGATGTGCAGATCAAACGTATTCATGAGTACAAACGTCAGCTGATGAATGTGCTGCACGTCATCACCCGCTATAACCGCATCAAGGCCGATCCGACGGCGCAGTGGGTACCGCGCGTCAATATCTTTGCCGGTAAAGCCGCTTCGGCCTACTACATGGCGAAGCACATTATTCACCTCATCAACGATGTCGCGCAGGTGATCAACAACGATCCCGATATCGGCGATAAGCTGAAAGTGGTCTTTATCCCCAACTACAGCGTCAGCCTTGCGCAGGTGATCATTCCGGCGGCGGATCTTTCCGAGCAGATCTCGCTGGCGGGCACTGAAGCATCGGGCACCAGTAATATGAAGTTCGCCCTGAATGGCGCGTTGACCATCGGTACGCTGGATGGCGCGAATGTGGAGATGCTGGAGCACGTCGGCGAGGAGAATATCTTTATCTTTGGTAACACCGCAGATGAGGTGGAGGAGCTGCGTCGTCAGGGCTATAAACCGCGCGAGTATTACGAAAAAGATGAGGAGCTGCACCAGGTGTTAACGCAGATCGCCACCGGTCTGTTTAACCCGCAGGATCCGGGGCGCTACCGCGATCTGGTTGATTCGCTGATTAACTTTGGTGACCATTATCAGGTGCTGGCGGATTACCGCAGCTATGTCGACTGTCAGGATAAAGTGGATGCGCTCTATCAGCATCCGGAAGAGTGGACCACCAAAGCGATGCGCAATATCGCCAACATGGGCTACTTCTCCTCTGACCGTACGATCCAGGAGTATGCGGAGCATATCTGGAACATCAAGCCGGTGCGCCTTTAG